A single genomic interval of Spinacia oleracea cultivar Varoflay chromosome 6, BTI_SOV_V1, whole genome shotgun sequence harbors:
- the LOC110798891 gene encoding uncharacterized protein yields the protein MTSHWIAEHYQNLFKVNPYMRVQDIQETIWLEKGIRVSKDKAARARRRGQALIVGEYKEQYALLPRYAAEILRSNPGNTVKLKLDANVFDRLYLCFEALRKGFLAGCRPFISLDGCFLKGPFGGQLLVAVGRDGNNQMFPLAWAVCEVESTDTWSWFLELLATDLGTSEGAGYTFMSDQQKGLLAAVSNVFPQAESRVCARHVYCNFRGVFGGGLEYRKQFWTIAKRNTVNHFNENIEVMRGISHEAAEDLLKRNYKKWCRAFYTPLSCCDSVDNNMSEVFNAYILSARHKPIITMLEDIREGLMERLHKKRDFIGKKEIMLCPRIQIQLEKHKIWARGWNAYWDGGFCYGVREGATQVKYVVDLNQHTCSCNAWQVSGIPCKHAIVAIWNKVDHPEQYVNAYFWKQTYMKAYEFLLEPLNGPQEWPTSDSIVVAPKVKKVNGRPKTKRRYGVGEVTASGKLKRTGCSMKCSLCGVIGHNKRGCKNAPKQQQHSNNHATAEQTTPQQQHPRTSSAIPMHNRGVGIYTYPNGYQRIATPISQHFPTPQRQRPPAAFYSDHGGEQTIYSFPAHDFPLSQTQPSQGHTISSQALQDLAMARRLEKRP from the exons ATGACTTCACATTGGATTGCAGAACACTACCAGAATCTGTTTAAGGTTAACCCTTACATGAGAGTGCAAGATATTCAGGAAACCATTTGGTTAGAAAAGGGTATAAGGGTGAGCAAAGACAAGGCTGCCAGGGCTAGGAGAAGGGGTCAAGCACTCATTGTTGGTGAATACAAAGAGCAGTATGCATTACTCCCAAGGTATGCAGCTGAGATACTAAGAAGCAATCCAGGGAACACAGTGAAGTTGAAGTTGGATGCAAATGTGTTTGACAGACTGTATTTGTGTTTTGAGGCACTTAGGAAAGGGTTCTTGGCAGGATGCAGACCTTTCATATCACTTGATGGATGTTTCTTAAAGGGACCATTTGGGGGTCAATTGTTAGTAGCAGTAGGGAGGGATGGAAACAATCAAATGTTCCCTTTGGCTTGGGCTGTTTGTGAGGTTGAGAGCACTGACACATGGAGTTGGTTTCTAGAACTTCTAGCTACTGATTTAGGCACTAGTGAAGGAGCAGGGTACACTTTCATGTCTGACCAACAAAAGGGTTTACTTGCTGCTGTGTCAAATGTGTTTCCACAAGCTGAAAGTAGGGTGTGTGCAAGGCATGTGTACTGTAACTTTAGgggagtgtttggaggtggtTTAGAGTACAGAAAACAATTTTGGACTATTGCAAAAAGAAACACAGTAAATCACTTCAATGAAAACATTGAAgtaatgaggggtatttcacaTGAAGCTGCTGAAGACCTACTGAAAAGGAACTACAAGAAATGGTGTAGGGCATTCTACACTCCATTATCTTGTTGTGACAGTGTAGACAACAACATGAGTGAGGTGTTTAATGCATACATCTTGAGTGCAAGGCACAAGCCTATTATTACCATGTTGGAAGATATCAGAGAGGGTTTGATGGAAAGACTGCATAAGAAAAGAGATTTCATTGGGAAAAAGGAGATAATGTTGTGTCCTAGGATCCAAATTCAGTTAGAGAAACACAAAATTTGGGCTAGGGGTTGGAATGCATACTGGGATGGTGGGTTTTGCTATGGAGTAAGAGAAGGTGCAACACAGGTTAAGTATGTGGTGGATCTGAACCAACATACTTGCAGTTGCAATGCATGGCaggtgagtgggattccatgcaaacatgcaattgttgctatatggaataaagtagaccACCCAGAACAATATGTCAATGCATATTTCTGGAAACAGACCTACATGAAGGCATATGAATTTTTGTTAGAGCCTTTAAATGGTCCTCAAGAGTGGCCTACTTCTGATAGCATTGTTGTGGCTCCAAAGGTGAAAAAGGTCAATGGAAGACCTAAAACAAAGAGGAGATATGGTGTTGGAGAGGTAACTGCATCTGGTAAGCTGAAGAGAACAGGTTGTTCTATGAAATGCAGCTTATGTGGTGTGATAGGCCACAACAAAAGGGGTTGCAAGAATGCCcctaagcaacaacaacacagcaacaaTCATGCTACTGCAGAGCAGACCACACCACAGCAACAACACCCAAGAACCAGTTCAGCTATACCAATGCACAATAGGGGTGTGGGTATTTATACCTACCCAAATGGGTATCAAAGAATAGCTACT CCTATATCACAACACTTCCCCACACCACAGAGGCAAAGACCTCCTGCAGCTTTCTATTCTGATCATGGGGGTGAGCAAACCATCTACTCCTTCCCTGCACATGACTTCCCATTGTCACAGACTCAACCAAGTCAAGGACACACAATATCAAGCCAAGCATTGCAGGATCTTGCAATGGCTAGAAGATTAGAAAAAAGACCATGA